A window from Chlamydia gallinacea 08-1274/3 encodes these proteins:
- a CDS encoding PTS sugar transporter subunit IIA, translating into MDLKLEELASLLDVSENTVRRWMDEGTIPSYSMNNEHRFNREEIEDWILNNPAFLEGERALVHPEFRDLSLKYSLYKAIYRGGVIRDISVKNKKEALYYASSYIAEKFNLDADVLFDMLTYRENLMSTGIGEGIALPHTKDFLINSHYDIVVPMFLSESIDFGALDNKPVYVLFFLFASQDKSHLNLVNKIVHLAMSLEARSFLTNYPDKDQLLAYIKNWESQIH; encoded by the coding sequence ATGGATTTAAAATTAGAGGAACTTGCTTCTTTATTAGATGTTTCTGAAAATACTGTGCGGCGCTGGATGGATGAAGGCACGATACCTAGCTATAGCATGAATAATGAGCATCGCTTTAATCGTGAAGAAATTGAAGATTGGATTCTTAATAATCCTGCGTTTTTAGAAGGAGAAAGGGCTCTCGTACACCCCGAGTTTCGTGATCTTTCTTTAAAATATAGTCTATATAAAGCAATTTATCGTGGGGGAGTAATCCGCGATATTTCTGTGAAGAATAAGAAAGAGGCTTTATACTATGCTTCCTCTTACATTGCAGAGAAATTTAATTTAGATGCGGATGTGCTTTTCGATATGTTGACTTACAGAGAAAATCTGATGTCTACAGGTATCGGAGAGGGTATTGCTCTTCCCCATACTAAGGATTTTTTAATTAATTCCCATTACGACATTGTCGTTCCCATGTTTCTTTCTGAAAGCATTGATTTTGGAGCTCTTGATAATAAACCCGTTTATGTTCTTTTTTTTCTTTTTGCTTCACAAGACAAAAGTCATTTGAATTTAGTTAATAAAATTGTGCACCTGGCTATGTCTTTAGAAGCACGAAGTTTTCTAACAAATTACCCAGACAAGGACCAACTTTTAGCCTATATTAAGAATTGGGAATCGCAAATTCATTGA
- a CDS encoding PTS sugar transporter subunit IIA: protein MPCYCKHQSDFSLFSLLSPKLVMFLNKSSRDEILQDLTDLASSAGFLESKEEFFQALLTRENIMSTGIGMGIAIPHGKLASCSNFFIVIGIHPQGILWDAIDEALVRLIFLIGGPDNAQTEYLQLLSALTLSLKDESRRQKLLQVQTIEEVMNVFLGI from the coding sequence ATGCCTTGCTATTGTAAGCACCAATCTGATTTTTCGTTATTTTCTCTGTTATCTCCCAAGCTGGTTATGTTTCTGAATAAAAGTTCGCGAGATGAGATTCTTCAAGATCTTACTGATCTTGCGAGTTCTGCAGGTTTTCTTGAAAGTAAAGAAGAATTTTTCCAAGCTTTACTGACGCGTGAAAATATCATGTCCACAGGTATTGGCATGGGTATTGCTATACCTCATGGGAAGTTAGCTAGTTGTTCTAACTTTTTCATTGTCATAGGTATTCATCCTCAAGGGATTCTCTGGGATGCTATAGATGAAGCTTTAGTACGTTTAATATTTTTAATCGGAGGGCCCGATAATGCCCAAACAGAATATTTACAGTTACTATCTGCTCTTACTCTTTCTTTAAAAGATGAATCTCGGCGTCAAAAGTTGTTACAGGTACAGACAATAGAAGAAGTCATGAACGTATTTTTAGGAATATAG
- the rnc gene encoding ribonuclease III yields the protein MDIPINIKQVEAKLNFTFTQPKLLITALTHPSYKNESPEKIEDNERLEFLGDAILCLIVTEHLFLLFPSLDEGTLSTARSALINAHSCCQYTDALGLGDYLLIGKGEKLQNTRGRISAYANLFEAILGAVYLDGGLAPARQITVPLLPEKADILPLMLGNPKNRLQQLTQKYQRILPVYQCSSSQNSPGYHVQVFVNNEIWGEGYALSKKEAEKLAAQKALETHEYKTKNTMDM from the coding sequence ATGGACATACCAATCAATATCAAACAAGTTGAAGCTAAATTAAATTTTACTTTTACACAGCCAAAACTATTGATCACCGCGCTCACGCACCCTTCGTATAAGAATGAGTCTCCAGAAAAAATTGAGGATAATGAACGTTTAGAATTCTTAGGAGACGCTATTTTATGCTTAATAGTTACGGAACACTTATTCCTACTGTTCCCTTCTTTGGATGAAGGAACACTATCAACAGCAAGATCTGCCCTAATTAATGCCCATTCGTGTTGCCAATATACCGACGCCCTAGGCCTAGGTGATTATCTTCTCATCGGGAAAGGAGAAAAGCTGCAAAATACACGAGGCAGAATCTCAGCATATGCAAATCTATTTGAAGCTATTTTAGGAGCCGTGTATCTTGATGGAGGCTTAGCTCCTGCAAGGCAAATCACTGTTCCCCTATTACCTGAAAAAGCAGATATCCTTCCCCTAATGCTTGGAAACCCTAAAAACCGTTTACAACAATTGACGCAAAAATACCAACGTATCCTACCTGTATACCAATGTTCTTCTTCTCAAAATTCTCCGGGATATCACGTGCAAGTCTTCGTTAATAATGAGATTTGGGGAGAAGGGTATGCCTTATCAAAAAAAGAAGCTGAAAAACTCGCAGCACAAAAAGCACTAGAAACTCATGAGTACAAAACTAAAAATACAATGGACATGTAA
- the mnmA gene encoding tRNA 2-thiouridine(34) synthase MnmA, whose amino-acid sequence MNIIVIIAMSGGVDSSVAAYLLKKYTSYRLIGIYMKNWEEEDSNGRCSAAKDYEDVERVAEQLNIPYYTVSFAREYRDRVFSHFLKEYSQGYTPNPDILCNREIKFDLLQKKVRELGGDYLATGHYCRLHTTAEGAQLLRGKDSQKDQSYFLCGTRRKFLNNVLFPLGEMTKSQVRSIAREAGLVTAEKKDSTGICFIGKRPFRNFLEKFVPNAPGNIIDYDSQCVVGQHEGAHYYTVGQRRGLNLGGSPRPCYVVGKDMEKNLVYVVRGEDHPLLYRKELVAREINWLVSPDPVMKCSAKVRYRSDDEECAVSLDSEGRAHVQFMSPVKAVTPGQTIAFYQGDTCLGGGIIDVPMLPQT is encoded by the coding sequence ATGAATATAATAGTTATTATTGCGATGTCCGGCGGAGTTGATTCTTCAGTAGCCGCTTATCTTCTGAAAAAATATACTTCCTATCGTCTTATAGGAATTTATATGAAGAATTGGGAAGAAGAGGATAGCAATGGTAGGTGTTCTGCTGCTAAAGATTATGAAGATGTTGAGCGCGTAGCAGAACAGTTAAATATTCCCTATTATACAGTATCTTTTGCCCGTGAGTATCGAGATCGGGTATTTTCCCATTTCCTTAAAGAGTATTCCCAGGGATACACACCAAATCCAGATATCCTGTGCAATCGGGAAATTAAATTTGATTTATTACAAAAGAAAGTTCGTGAACTTGGTGGAGATTATCTTGCTACAGGGCACTACTGTCGTCTGCACACAACTGCTGAGGGCGCGCAGCTGTTACGAGGAAAAGATTCTCAGAAAGATCAAAGTTATTTTCTTTGCGGTACGCGAAGAAAGTTTTTGAACAATGTGCTTTTTCCTTTGGGTGAAATGACAAAAAGTCAAGTACGTTCTATTGCTAGAGAAGCAGGTTTGGTGACCGCAGAGAAAAAAGATAGCACAGGTATTTGCTTTATAGGTAAACGTCCTTTCAGAAATTTTCTTGAGAAATTTGTCCCTAATGCTCCAGGAAACATTATCGATTATGACTCTCAATGTGTGGTGGGCCAACATGAGGGAGCTCATTATTATACTGTAGGACAACGTCGTGGATTGAACTTAGGAGGATCACCCAGGCCATGCTATGTAGTGGGTAAGGATATGGAAAAAAATCTAGTTTATGTTGTTCGTGGTGAAGATCACCCACTCTTATACAGAAAAGAACTCGTAGCGAGAGAAATCAACTGGCTAGTATCTCCAGATCCTGTTATGAAATGCAGCGCAAAAGTGCGTTACCGTAGTGATGATGAGGAGTGCGCAGTTTCTCTTGACAGCGAGGGAAGGGCTCACGTACAATTTATGTCACCTGTCAAGGCCGTTACACCAGGCCAAACCATAGCCTTCTACCAAGGAGATACCTGCTTGGGAGGAGGGATTATCGATGTCCCTATGCTTCCTCAGACGTAG
- a CDS encoding DUF5070 domain-containing protein, with protein MKFVLHLEHLRHFQRQGSIIFEDLVSSEDCLALEIKLKEFIKTVAKDVQSLRWRKNVFRSVPEVSALVKKRRLAAFAAELIHRPKVSLVGDFWVFPGEKLPESTEDCQLLLCLSGNACGQGVFFVGTYPEQYSAQLQEPALLFIFSSAGIPIQ; from the coding sequence ATGAAGTTTGTTCTGCATCTAGAACACTTACGCCATTTTCAACGTCAAGGCAGCATAATATTTGAAGATCTTGTTTCTTCTGAGGATTGTCTTGCCTTAGAAATAAAATTAAAAGAGTTTATAAAAACAGTTGCCAAAGATGTACAGAGTCTTCGGTGGAGAAAAAATGTTTTTCGCTCAGTTCCCGAAGTTTCTGCTTTAGTAAAGAAGCGGCGTTTAGCGGCTTTTGCTGCAGAACTTATCCATCGTCCCAAAGTTTCTTTAGTAGGGGATTTTTGGGTGTTCCCTGGAGAAAAGCTTCCAGAAAGCACAGAGGACTGCCAATTATTACTTTGTTTATCAGGGAATGCCTGTGGTCAGGGAGTTTTTTTTGTAGGAACGTATCCTGAGCAATATTCTGCCCAATTACAAGAACCCGCTCTTCTTTTTATTTTTTCATCTGCGGGAATTCCTATTCAGTAA
- a CDS encoding phospho-sugar mutase codes for MKDLQEKIEALPNPVTVKNILAWLSCNPEDKQEIHFLVEKDPQSLDELFGKTLVFGTGGLRSPMGLGTNRMNAFTVRRATQGLSQVLKRKNPHSGDPIRVVVGFDTRKNSLDFAQETAKVLAANHIHALLFQDPEPLALVSFTVREERALAGVMITASHNPPEYNGYKVYMASGGQVLPPLDQEIIEEVACVDQVLVADSLENAYIHSIGKEQENHYREVVKALSLFPEDNRLSGPAMHVSYSPLHGTGVTLIPQVLKDWGFSQVHLVEQQAVPDGDFPTVSIPNPEDPEALQLGISQMLSNRDDIFIATDPDADRLGVVCLDGNEAYIFNGNQIACLLVDHIFSALAARSPLTKEDRVVKSLVTTEMLTAITHSYGGSIVNVATGFKYIGEKIEAWRGSEAHYIFGAEESYGYLYGTQVEDKDAVSSAALIAEAALQQKLQGKTLRDAILDLYEVHGYFMNKTLAVSLNKYENEEITLRLGKLIESHPSTISLKSYSVQRFENYSQGEGKNIAENTTYSLSLPKTSMFCYYYQNGGRIIIRPSGTESKVKFYFEIVNHYPTIEKNKQLQVHRERESLHLLNAFIEEFQEKFTSLGFLDIFS; via the coding sequence ATGAAAGATCTGCAAGAGAAAATAGAAGCTCTCCCTAACCCCGTAACTGTAAAAAACATCCTTGCCTGGCTGTCTTGTAATCCTGAGGACAAGCAAGAAATTCATTTCCTAGTGGAAAAGGATCCTCAATCTCTTGATGAATTATTTGGAAAAACTCTGGTTTTTGGCACAGGGGGATTACGTAGCCCTATGGGATTAGGGACGAATAGAATGAATGCTTTTACAGTTAGGAGGGCCACCCAAGGGCTATCTCAAGTATTGAAACGAAAAAACCCTCATTCAGGGGATCCTATTCGTGTTGTGGTTGGTTTTGATACACGTAAGAATTCTCTAGACTTTGCTCAGGAAACAGCAAAAGTATTAGCAGCAAATCATATTCACGCATTGCTGTTTCAAGATCCCGAGCCTTTAGCTTTAGTTTCTTTTACTGTTAGAGAAGAACGAGCTCTAGCAGGAGTCATGATTACTGCTTCGCACAACCCCCCAGAATATAACGGGTATAAAGTCTATATGGCTTCCGGAGGACAAGTTCTCCCTCCGTTGGATCAGGAGATTATCGAAGAGGTAGCTTGTGTGGATCAGGTCCTGGTCGCTGATTCTTTGGAGAATGCGTATATCCATAGTATAGGAAAAGAACAGGAAAACCATTATAGAGAAGTGGTGAAAGCTTTATCTTTGTTTCCCGAAGATAACCGTCTTTCAGGACCCGCGATGCACGTAAGTTACTCTCCATTACATGGAACAGGAGTTACTCTTATTCCCCAGGTATTGAAAGATTGGGGATTTAGTCAAGTGCATCTTGTAGAACAACAAGCAGTCCCTGATGGGGATTTTCCTACTGTATCTATTCCCAATCCGGAGGATCCAGAGGCTTTGCAATTAGGAATCTCCCAAATGCTTAGCAATCGTGATGATATTTTTATTGCCACAGATCCTGATGCTGATCGTTTGGGAGTTGTGTGTTTAGATGGTAATGAAGCTTATATATTCAATGGGAATCAAATCGCATGTTTACTTGTTGATCATATTTTCAGTGCATTGGCAGCACGCTCTCCTCTGACTAAGGAGGATAGAGTAGTGAAAAGTTTAGTGACTACAGAAATGCTGACAGCAATTACCCATTCTTATGGGGGAAGTATTGTTAATGTTGCTACGGGATTTAAATATATAGGAGAGAAAATTGAGGCGTGGAGAGGTAGTGAAGCCCACTATATTTTTGGAGCTGAAGAATCGTACGGTTATTTGTACGGAACCCAAGTGGAAGATAAAGATGCTGTGAGTTCTGCTGCGCTTATTGCAGAAGCAGCATTGCAGCAGAAGTTGCAAGGGAAAACACTGCGCGATGCGATTCTAGATTTGTACGAAGTACATGGATATTTTATGAATAAGACTCTTGCCGTGTCTTTAAATAAATATGAAAATGAAGAAATCACCCTGCGCCTAGGGAAGCTTATAGAAAGTCATCCTTCAACGATCTCTTTAAAAAGTTATTCAGTACAAAGATTTGAAAATTATTCTCAGGGGGAGGGGAAAAATATAGCAGAGAATACCACATATTCCCTGTCTCTTCCTAAGACTTCGATGTTTTGTTATTATTATCAGAATGGAGGCAGAATTATCATTCGCCCTTCAGGGACAGAATCGAAGGTGAAATTTTATTTTGAAATAGTAAATCATTACCCCACGATTGAAAAGAATAAGCAATTGCAGGTTCATAGGGAACGTGAGAGTCTGCATCTGCTCAATGCCTTTATTGAAGAGTTTCAAGAGAAATTTACCTCTCTAGGGTTTCTGGATATCTTTTCTTGA
- the accD gene encoding acetyl-CoA carboxylase, carboxyltransferase subunit beta produces the protein MRLFSYDKPKIKVQKIKADGFSGWLKCTHCHEMIHANELGQNFNCCPKCSYHYRITATERIQLLADKDSWRPLYTNLKSKDPLKFVDTATYQSRLAKARKDNTESEGILVGLCTIGDHPVSLGVMDFNFMAGSMGAVVGEKLTRLIERAIVSQLPVIIVCASGGARMQESVFSLMQMAKTSAALAKLHEAGLPYISILTNPTSGGVTASFASLGDVIIAEPKALICFAGPRVVAQVIGEDLPEGAQKSEFLLEHGMIDKVVERKQLKSTVQSLLDYFSS, from the coding sequence GTGCGTTTATTTTCTTACGACAAACCTAAGATTAAAGTGCAAAAAATTAAAGCTGACGGTTTTAGTGGTTGGTTAAAGTGTACGCATTGTCATGAGATGATTCATGCTAATGAATTAGGCCAGAATTTCAATTGCTGTCCTAAATGTTCCTACCACTATCGTATTACTGCAACAGAAAGAATTCAATTGCTTGCAGATAAGGATTCCTGGCGTCCTCTGTATACCAACTTGAAGTCTAAGGATCCTTTGAAGTTTGTGGATACTGCAACGTACCAAAGTCGCTTAGCAAAAGCCCGTAAAGATAATACAGAAAGCGAGGGGATTTTAGTTGGTCTTTGTACGATAGGAGATCATCCCGTGTCTCTAGGAGTCATGGATTTTAATTTTATGGCAGGTTCCATGGGGGCTGTTGTAGGTGAAAAACTCACACGTCTGATAGAAAGGGCAATTGTATCCCAACTTCCCGTGATTATAGTTTGTGCTTCAGGTGGAGCGCGAATGCAAGAGTCGGTATTTTCACTTATGCAAATGGCTAAAACATCGGCGGCACTAGCCAAACTTCATGAGGCAGGACTACCTTATATCTCTATATTAACTAACCCCACATCCGGAGGAGTTACTGCGTCTTTTGCTTCTTTAGGCGATGTGATTATTGCAGAACCTAAGGCTCTTATTTGTTTTGCAGGTCCTCGAGTTGTTGCTCAAGTGATTGGTGAAGACCTGCCAGAAGGTGCACAGAAGTCTGAATTTCTATTAGAGCATGGGATGATTGATAAAGTAGTCGAAAGAAAACAATTAAAAAGTACTGTGCAGAGTTTGCTTGATTACTTTTCTTCCTGA
- the dut gene encoding dUTP diphosphatase, whose protein sequence is MAIFCELESGVDLPEYATEGASGADLRANIKEPIALLPGQRLLIPTGIKMQIPSGYEVQVRPRSGLALKYGVTVLNSPGTIDSDYRGEVCVVLANMGESTFIIEPKMRIAQAVMAPVVQAKFIAIDTAEELAETARGSRGFGHTGEK, encoded by the coding sequence ATGGCTATATTTTGTGAACTAGAGTCTGGAGTCGATCTTCCAGAGTATGCTACAGAAGGTGCATCGGGAGCAGATCTTCGAGCAAATATTAAAGAACCCATAGCTTTGCTTCCAGGCCAACGTTTATTAATTCCTACAGGGATAAAAATGCAAATTCCCTCAGGTTATGAAGTGCAAGTGCGTCCTCGAAGTGGATTAGCCTTAAAGTATGGTGTTACGGTTCTTAATTCTCCAGGAACGATTGATTCGGATTATCGTGGAGAAGTTTGTGTTGTCCTAGCAAATATGGGTGAGAGCACATTTATTATCGAACCAAAAATGCGTATTGCCCAAGCAGTTATGGCTCCTGTAGTGCAAGCTAAATTTATAGCTATAGATACCGCTGAGGAATTAGCAGAAACAGCTAGAGGAAGCAGGGGTTTTGGGCATACTGGAGAAAAGTAA
- a CDS encoding superoxide dismutase, with the protein MTLSYSLPELPYDYADLEPVLSEEIMFLHHQKHHQGYVNNLNDALKKMDLANQQQDLTRIISLEPALRFNGGGHINHSLFWEMLAPIGQGGGTPPKHELLKLIERFWGTFDNFLKNFIEFAAPIQGSGWAWLAFCPKKRELMLHATVNQDPLEATTGKLPLLGVDVWEHAYYLQYKNVRLDYLKAIPQIINWGYIEERFSDMTN; encoded by the coding sequence ATGACCCTTTCCTATTCTCTACCCGAACTTCCCTATGATTATGCCGATTTGGAGCCGGTACTTAGTGAAGAAATTATGTTTTTACATCACCAAAAGCATCACCAAGGTTATGTGAATAATTTGAATGATGCTTTGAAGAAGATGGATCTTGCCAATCAGCAGCAGGACCTTACACGAATCATTTCTCTTGAGCCTGCATTACGCTTTAATGGGGGGGGACACATTAATCATTCTCTGTTTTGGGAAATGTTAGCTCCCATAGGTCAGGGAGGGGGTACTCCTCCTAAGCATGAGCTACTCAAGCTTATTGAAAGATTTTGGGGAACTTTTGATAACTTTTTAAAAAATTTTATTGAATTCGCCGCTCCTATTCAGGGATCAGGTTGGGCATGGTTAGCTTTTTGTCCCAAAAAACGAGAGCTTATGCTACATGCAACAGTAAACCAAGATCCCCTAGAGGCAACGACTGGGAAACTTCCTCTATTGGGAGTAGATGTATGGGAACATGCTTACTATCTCCAATATAAAAATGTTAGATTAGATTATTTGAAAGCAATTCCTCAAATAATTAATTGGGGATATATTGAAGAAAGATTTTCTGATATGACTAATTAA